In Cicer arietinum cultivar CDC Frontier isolate Library 1 chromosome 7, Cicar.CDCFrontier_v2.0, whole genome shotgun sequence, the genomic window aaaattatattttcgcATTGATGGAATGAGTGACAGATTTAAATGTGAGAGTGCACGGtaaaattatcatatttcaTTGGCTAATGGAGATATAATTAAGCGAGAGGTATTTATTcttttacttaatttttcaaattcatttgGTTAAACTATTTAATGAAgaaattatttataagttttgATAGTACTAACAACTTACAAGATCTTGTGtgtaagttattttaaaaatcccCCTTAAAGCCAACTTAATCATTTTTGTGTATTTCGAATTCCACAAGTGATCTAATTGTTCAATTATCATTAAAACAGTCAGTCCTTATTTGCCTTTGTTTGGGTTTACTTTTACTTTGTCAAATGAAATTCTTTTAAAACATAACTATTTTTTGcatcaaatgaaaaattaaattaaatttgagacTCTTAATTTGAGTGTAGATTTAGATGAAGATGCACCATTATGAATATAATGTTTGTGGACATAACAAGGATACAAGTGTTGTAATATAGGAAAATATGTTTGTATTATAGTATAGGTAAACAATATTCAATTATCGAAGGATATTGAGATTATGGAAGAGATGTGACGTCCACTAATACATcgaataaattataatattacttgTTGCTAAATCTAAAAAAACTACTATTGTTTAAGCCCAAGAGACTTAGCAAATTAATTCAGTCGTTCAGATATCAAGATCATTTTTTACTTATGATAATATTATATTGTTCTCTCGAAAGAATATTTTAAGGTTTATGAATTATATGATGTTaataatgtaaatattattaGTAGATAGTTTGATACATTAGAATACAATAACTTGTTTAagtctatttttttcttcttgaatttctatactttatttatttttattttactataccttgtatttgtttttattcatcaaataattttaatctctgcttttcaaacaaaattattgatattaaaaaaatttaattacctCAACAAAttacatttcctcttaaaattCTCTCATCCAAATAAACTTTAACCAactaaagaaacaaaattcacTTTCTTCAACGACCCTAAAAACTTCCTCGAACCCAACACATACCTCATAAGTTATAATCATTATGTGTTATGGATTCTATTTTGTTGTTCTAAAAATGGTCTTCtcactttattttttcaaagttagCAATTGTGTATTTTGACTGTAATTAGTTTGTATATTGAGTTAGATTCATAAGAAACGTCAACGAAGAGTATTAgagtatttttctataaattttggTTCACTTGAAATTTTGTGAGAAGGGCTTATTATATTGGGTAGAAATTTTGTTGTTGACTAGagtaaacaaaaattgaaaagttatttttccaactaaaacaataaaataaatgaaaataacgTCTTTATATTGCATGAAATTACAACAAGATAGTTAGCTTCAATCTTGATGTGTACAtatcttaaaattataatttgaccTATAAAAgaagcttttatttttcttcctaaagggatattttttaatatggaaagtcaatttaaaataacaacCAAAATAAAGAGGATAGTATTAGAGTTTTCTcactttttctattttatatgtgtaaaattagttttaatatattaaatataattaattgttttaaattctAGTTCAACCGATAAATACCGATATTGTTATGATTGACGTCTTtcgattcaaattaaaaattaattacgataaaatttatcatctcttataatatatataattgataaattttaagatattattacttattttgtgtatattttgaaaatatatattaattataaggtACGAAAAGTTGtgttattttaagtttaataaaaaattacactatGTAGTATCCCAATCACCGTACATTTGCATCCCTACCACGTTACCAAACATACTAATAAGTGATGATATCTTGTGTAATGTGTTAATCTTCTTTTATAGTGGTTGGTTGATGACCACTTTATCTGTCATTTTCCATCTAGAATCACTCTCTAAAATATCTTACCTATGACTTATGGAACATACTCTCTCTGTCGGTCTCCATAATACCTACTTGGCATGGCAAACAATAACTTTTTGACGCCTAAAAATAAACTCTTAATTAAGTGAGACCtaaatttgtaatatatttaaattaaacaaaatgaaaactAGCACATATTCATAATATCGAAGCAAAACATAATAATGCAAGTCATATATAACCACCCAAGTGTAAAGTAAActtttgtcaaaaacaaaatatctatGCAAAGTAAATTAAACTAGCTGGTGACTTAGTGTTGGTGAGAccttttttttatgtttgaccAACCCCCTTGCTTTAGGGGAATCACCCCTTGAACCGGGCAACTAATAGCTACGAAGCCTCATTGTAGGAAagtctgatgtttttttttttttttttatgctttttattcgtgtaaatgaaattatatgtgattttatatagaaaaagtCTCTTCTTCATAAACTATTATTCATTGTTTTACTTATAAagctaaattataatataaaaacaatcatattcttaaaataaaaaataaattataaataaaaatataaattgtatattttaatgatattttatttaaaattttaaatatatttaaatttaaatctaaataaaatctcttaaaaatatttaaatatattattctcattaaaattttcatacaaaGGGGTAGCAGCTAACTATATGTTTGTGTATTTCCAACTAAAAGTTTCATAAAATGGTCATATAAAAGTCTACTTACACTAGACAACATAATTTACCTTGCAATATGTTAACATGACAGAGTCAATTATCTTTTTCCTGTTTATATAATGAATATCATGATTCATCTGCAATGCACACTAACACTAGAAATATTTAATATGGTGGTTTGGTTTGCTTCACATGTCACTTCACTTATGAATCATGGCTTTGGAATTGCACAAAGAGGGAGACCGTTGTTCAGGTGAAGGGTAAACATAACCTTATAAGTCACATTTTGTGTtccatttttcaatttaaatctaaagaaataaagaagagtCATTGCTATTATTTTCATTTGTCTGAATGCAAAGTCCTTCCCTAAACACATACGAGGTCCGGCCTGCAATGATACACAAAAGTTAAATATCATaatgataaacaaaaaatatttacgtaacaaataaatttaaaataaaacaaattatagtTCGAATTACATGGAATGCTATGAATTTGAAAGGTGATTCGGGTTGAAAAATTCCATTATTAAGCCATCTTTCAGGACGAAATTCCTCAGCATCGTCACCCCAAATAGAAGACATTCGACCCATAGCGTAGGACAGGTAGTTAACTCCATCACCCTTTTCAAGTTTGTGGCCGTCAGGAAGAACATCAGAGGTCTCTGTTGTTCTTCCATCCTTGCATAAATAGTATCATAACAAAGACATAAGAATCTAATAGGTCATATTGTCGGTGCATGTTTATCTTAACATGGAAATATTTAGATTATAATGACATGAAAGGAAAGCCTTAGAAAACAAATTTGTTGAAAACTCAAATACATTGATATTTCCTAGATTTATACAAGTTAATTATAGTTGAAGAGTTCAAGTAATGTCCTCTCCACTACactcttttttatttgtaaactTTAAATGTATCTTACTACTCTCTCAACTTTAAGAACGTAAATTCATATAGATAATACTTTCCTAAAAATTAGTCAATTAGGTAGGAAAACCTTTGATATATTAGCTTTAATTTTGAAGTAAGACTCTAAAATGTAATACTCCTACCagattaacatatatatattgcccaaagataaaaatcaaatcataagCACAAACTGAATTAGTAGCATGTGACATAATAACATcccaatataaaaaaaatctatcagACAAGGACAATAATTCAAGATGGTTTTGAGAAAAGTCATGGAAAGTACCACAGGGACTACTGGGTACAATCTCAATGTCTCTGTGAGTGTTGCATGAAGATAATGCATTTTATCAAGGACGACATCTGTTAAATTGGTAACAAACTCATCAATGTTGTGTTCACTTGTATGGCTACAGGTGACATCTTTTACTTCTTGCACAATCTTATCCTCTACAAGAGGGTTCTTGCATAGCATGTAGAAGAACCATGAAAGAGGGTTTGCAGTTGTGTCTTTTCCAGCTATCATAAAGCTAAGAATTATATCCCTTAAATATTTATCAGTCATATTTATTTGGCCCTTCTTGCTCTCCATCAAAAATCTTGATAGTATGTCTTCTTTAACATTCTGAAAAACAAAGCAATCGTTTTTATGCTTAATTAATCTAGAAAATGTTAAAGTAGAGTAATAGTTTGAGAGTGATtgacataatattaattagataatacaatgataaaaatataatgattgacataatattaattattattttacaaatatgataattattttagtatgCGAAATAAAGTTCATtcataatgaaaaataaacaaaactaaaGAGACCTCTACAAGAGGGTTCTTGCATAGCATGGAGAAGAACCATGAAAGAGTGTTTGCAGTTGTGTCTTTTCCAGCTATCATAAAGCTAAGAATTATATCCCTTAAATATTTATCAGTCATATTTATTTGGCCCTTCTTGCTCTCCATCAAAAATCTTGATAGTATGTCTTCTTTAACATTCTGAAAAACAAAGCAATCGTTTTTATGCTTAATTAATCTAGAAAATGTTAAAGTAGAGTAATAGTTTGAGAGTGATtgacataatattaattagataatacaatgataaaaatataatgattgacataatattaattattattttacaaatatgataattattttagtatgCGAAATAAAGTTCATtcataatgaaaaataaacaaaactaaaGAGAAACATAAGAATTTGATTAACTCACTGAATCTTGCTGAATTTCCAATTCCAATTGTGCCTTTTTGGTCTTT contains:
- the LOC101496803 gene encoding cytochrome P450 704C1-like, with the translated sequence MEVLHTMLTFISFSFLAIFLAICFIMIIIFKGKSIGDPKYAPVKGTVFNQLFYFKKLHDYHAQMAKTHPTYRLLALNHSELYTIDVRNIEHILKTNFDKYSKGKYNKDVMTDLFGEGIFVVDGDKWKQQRKVASYEFSTRVLRDFSCSVFRKNAAKLVRVISEFSREGLVFDMQDLLMRSALDSIFKVGFGTELNCLEGSSKEGTEFMKAFDESNALTYWRYVDPIWSLKRFLNIGGEAKLKHNVKLIDDFVNGVIKTKKAQLELEIQQDSNVKEDILSRFLMESKKGQINMTDKYLRDIILSFMIAGKDTTANPLSWFFYMLCKNPLVEDKIVQEVKDVTCSHTSEHNIDEFVTNLTDVVLDKMHYLHATLTETLRLYPVVPVDGRTTETSDVLPDGHKLEKGDGVNYLSYAMGRMSSIWGDDAEEFRPERWLNNGIFQPESPFKFIAFHAGPRMCLGKDFAFRQMKIIAMTLLYFFRFKLKNGTQNVTYKVMFTLHLNNGLPLCAIPKP